Genomic window (Psilocybe cubensis strain MGC-MH-2018 chromosome 1, whole genome shotgun sequence):
CTTATCGCTTTTACCATAACGTCAAGACCCATATCTAGCCGAGAAACGTCGTAAGGCCTTTCAAGAACGTCGACTGGCTCGTGAGAAGGCTATCGAAGAAAACCTACACATCTGGGAGCATGAAATTCTTCCAGACTGGAGGGTAGTGCACAAAAACGCCCGTTTACGCAAACTATGGTGGCAAGGTATTCCAACGAAACTACGAGCACCCTTATGGGAAAAGGCGGTGGGTAACGAGTTAGCTTTGAGCAAAGGTACCCCTCAGTTGACAGACGGATGTGTCATTTACTCATTGATATCAAACCTGCTTCTGACGAATTGGTTATCCTTTGGAAATATGGCACCTAGATCATTACCGCACCTGCTTGTCCCGAGCTAAGCGCGCGCTAACGTCCGGTGTATTCCCTCAGGCTACACTTGGTATGATTGAAGAAGATATATCGACCACCCTTCCTGCGGTGCATATCTTCAATAAAGAAACTGGTCCTATGTATCCCGACCTAAAAGACATGCTCTATGCATGGGTTGTGTCGCGTAGCGACGAGGGTCTGGGATACACATTCGGCGCTGCGAAGATTGCCGCAATGCTGTTGATCAACATGCCCTCTCAGCAAGCTTTTATTGTAATGCGCAATCTTTTAGAACGGCATTGTATGCGAAGCTTTTTTGGTGGCGAGCGATCTAAGGACGATGTTGGTTATATTTAGTCATTTAAAGATTATTTACTGACTGCCAACTCGATGTTACTGTAGGTGGAAGCATACTATAGGTAAATACAGAGATGGATCCTACGTCGAGCCCAAAGCTCACTCTTCTCCAAGAATCTTTGACACATTGCTCGCTGACGGGATGCCGAAGAGTGAGTTTGGGTATTATAGCCATTTATATCTATTCTGAACAATTACGGTGATTACCTTCAAGTTTACTTTAACTTCAAGCAACACCAGGTATCACCCGGTGCCTATTTGCCAGACTGGGTGATATCACTGTTTCTGGACCACTTGCCATTTGAAGCATGTGCTCGTATTTGGGATGTGTTGATGCTCGAGGGAGATTCCTTCCTCTATAGGGCATGCCTAGGAATTCTCGCTGTTTTGGAACCGCGCTTGTTTTTCCCGGACAAGAAAGAATTACTGGAGCTACTCAAGTGTGATATTTTGCGTGGTTTATTAGGATCAAACTAACAGAACAACTGAACAGGGGTGAAAATAAAGCTGCAATTGAGGTGGCCAAGCGAGAAGGGCGGTCACTGATCGGTGGAAAGTACGAGATCTATGGAGTCGATGAAGAAACATTATGGGATCGAATCGATAGCATGGAGGATTGGTGGAAAGAAAGCACTTGGACACGGTTAATCCAAAGAGAGCTTCCAGATATTTAGCACCACACCTCTTGTAGGGCCATGCTCTTATTGTGATTTCATTGACTTATGACCCGCCAGAAACTTGAAAATGACACCTTGTGGTTGCAATAGATTGTAATGAGGTGGATTGGACACGGCGCAAGGTCTTTTTTTCATTATGAAAAGTCTAGAGTGTCAGATCACCCCGAAATAGAACTTGAAACGGAACCCCTATTTGCTGTGCGCCTTGTTTGGCTTTGTGTCGCCACGCGTCTCGGCTCGTCTCGCCATTGCCACGCTCACCGTTATGGCAATGAAGAGATGTTCGCGATTGTACTCGACCTATGTGTAGTGTTATGTCCAACATATCTTATGATATCAAGCACATTATGTGACAACAAACATCGGAATATGACACATTGGAATGGTCTAGGGCGCTGTCAGACAGGTCTGCGATGAGGATCTAGTTTCTTCACCCCTCATGCATTGGACGGGTATAAAATCGTCTGTCGACCTCATGCAACATCATTCCAAGTCCCCCACACTTTATCGAGTCTACTCGCATACTCAAACACAAAAGTTTGTCGCCTGCGCAATCCAATCACCCAATAATTGTTTCGACATGTACAATCTCATCCTTGCCCGCAGAAAGGTGTGTGGATCACTTTGCTTAAAGCATCTTACCGATAAACTGATTATACTTTTAGACACTTCTTCTTTGGGGTAGCATCGAAGCCTTTCTCGGCGGCCTTGCCTGGCAATCATACCGAAAGCCATTGAAGTACGtgctcttcttttcttgtaGTCGGTCCCTCGATTTCTAAACTGGTCATCACATAGCACCAATATGCCCCAGttgcgaaacaatcgcaGGCCCTCATGATGGGTACAAAACCTCACACGACACGACCTATCTTGGATGTAGATTTATTTTTCAGAGATCACTGTACTTTACCACCATTGCATTGCCGCTGCAAATATTCTTATTCTATCAGTTCCATTTGAACTTTAAAGCCACCAATATCCCACCCATGAGTTGGATAAAGTAAAGCGTAAAGTCATATGTTAGGTAGATACAATACTACCGCAAAAGAAACTCGTCAATGGATTCGAGCACATTCTTCCAGAATCGCTTCACGGTATCCTCCTCAAACCCATTTTCGTCATAACCCAAACTCACCCACAACTTCTCTACGAACGTATAACCAAATAAAAGCATTCCACCAGAACGTTGGCGCGAGCCTGTTGTTAGGGTATGAAGTTTGATTTCAGGATACGCTGCATGCTTGTACGTGCCATCCAGGTTCCCAAGAAGAGATAACCCTATCAGAGCATTTGATGGCACGTTGGGCTTGCAAGAAGTAGGTGAAGCACTCGAAGGGGCAGGTGGGGGTCTGATGTATCTTCCATTTAATTTATCGTCGTCCTCTTTGGCCCAGATACGCGCCCGTCGACCTCGTTCTTTTGCCATCTGATAGCACCGAGAGATGTTCAAAGGACTTTTGGCCGCTTTGATACTTTGGATTTTCGCTGAACGTGCACGAAACCAAAAGGTTCCCTCCAAGTTACCCTCACGGGGAAAGAAAGTCGGCAAAACTACATTGAAGTAGCCAATGGCGAGGAACCAATACGAGTCGTTTAGACGTTTGTCTGCCATTAAGTTTGGACGCATGTTGAGGGCTGAATACATCATCCTGCCAATTAAAATATCAGAACGATTTTGACAGATAATGCACTTGGCTTACATCGGCAGTTCCAAATTCGACGAATTAGTCCTGTGCCAGGCCACGTTGCAGATAGCAAATAGAGCGCTCGATATAGTCACACCACGCCGTTTACAATTTGCTAGAATCTTTTTAGTGGTTTCACTGCCAATCGAAACTGTCGGAACGACAGTGTGCACTCGTCCCTTTGATTGTCGCGGAAATGTGTGTCCTCCCTTAAAGACGCCAATCAAATGAGCAAAGAAAAGCACTATTAAAAGTCTTGCCTTACTATAAGCTTTTGTTGATTCTTCTCAAAGTCTACGCGGGAAGCTGCACGCGCAAAGCCTTTCGACGGTAAGGTCAATCTGTCCTCCATTGACGAAGGAAGAGTATGGCCCTGCTTAATCTGAGATTAGCTGAAGAATCGAACAAACGTCACCGTAGATACTTTGCCGTGACCCTTCGAATACCTTTCTGACCATTCGGAGAAGAGTTTTTTGTTCAAGTCGACAAGATCCAGAGAGCTTCCCAGAAGTAAGAAGAAATCATTGGCGAATTGATGCAGAGCCATTCCATCTCCCAAGAAATGAGTTGCGCAAATTAAGAAATCGTAACTCTTTTTTATCTCTTCTGTGGGATCGTCACTTGAAACAATCAAGTATGATAAACGACTGTCTGATAATGTACGTGGGCCGTTCAAGTACGCGTCAATGAGATCTATATTTTTGACGGATTAGAACAAATACAAACTTGTACATTTTTACAACATACCGTCCTTCGACTGAGTCCTGTATTCAAGTGCCTGGTTCGCATCTACGAGGGCTTGGTTTGTAGATTGAGGAAAGTCATAACTGCAGCGTTAAGTTAGATTGCGTCTTGAGAGGACAGTCGACGTCAAAGCTCACGAGAATACAATATCCTCGTAATCGTTCATCTTGACCTTTGATGCTAGAAGGGGATGCCTAACCCGCATGATAGCCCAGACAACGCCGACACGTCTTCTGTCGACCATATAGGACGGTGCCCGACAACCAAGATGGAGGTACCTAGATAGGAGATTTAGTCCACTGCAATCATCAACGAGCATGGAATAGGACTCTTACATATCATTGACGCCACTCTCTCGGGAGGGCAAAAAGTAAGATACTTCAGTTTCACCCAGTTTGCGTTCAACATGGGAGATGGTCTGATTAGATATAGCTTTCGCTCCGTAGTTGACAGTGGATGGAAGATCTTTGCGAGGCTCGACCAAATTAGAGTCCCATTTTTCGGCCCTCAAGCTATCATGGTGTCCTGGCTGGAGAATTTCGGGAGATGATGCCATTCCAAATTGCGGGTTTGCTTTGCCAGGAGCGACAGTCTATCGGTAGGGAGACGCGAGTAGCAGTAAAGACCTCTATCTAATATATGGACGACAAATGTGGGGTGTGTCCGAAATCGGAGGATATGGAGATATCAAGATTTGCAAAGGCTTCAGGACACATGGCCCAAGAGATGCATTTGAGAATGCTCGGATTCGATATTGTCTGCATCTTAGTTTATTGAGGCAACAAACCGCTTGTGTCTCGGAAGGAGTGTACATAATGATTTCGAAGTGAGCTGGCTTGTTTTCTTTCCCCCTTAAAGGTAATCTTCTGGCCAAATCGGATCAGCCGCACGCCCCGATCGCCACTCATCCTTCCTGCCGTTCAGCTGCCGTCAAGCCAGACAGCTCGGTTCGTCATTGTCAATGGCGGAAGAACGGCGACGGTGCACTCTTGCACCAAAACATGATGGATAGTGAGGCGATAAAGATGTTTACCAACTACAACCCTCAACGCCTAGAGCACGGAAACTTGCTGACCACAAGGGAAGCCGCGAAATCATGCTACAATCGATTTGATCAGCTTCGTTTATTGGAGGGCATTTTCCAAAGGATATCGGCTCTGTCTGCGCACTTACGCTTACCCCGTTGCCCTTCCTCGCACATGTTTCTTTTTCGCTTCATTTGACCAGGCAGTGGTAAGGGCGTGTTACGTATCTCTATGGACGcggtcatcatcatccgtTGAACAATACTCTTTTGAATCAAAACTTCTACAAGCTCGGGTACCTAATTGTACCTAAGTGTTGATCAATATCGCGTTTATGTAAAGGCACACAAGAAAGGGACAAAATCAGCAGACTTACGACCAGCCCATCAGGTGACGCCTACACTGCTTGCTTTGGCTTTTTCGAACATGGTGTGCTGCATGGAATCTGACAGGCATCTCACTGGGAGTTCCTCGTCACATATTGTAATAACACGTAGTGTCCGGCTTTGGTAAGGCTTCAGTTCCGTCAAATATACATATTCTGTTCATTAAGTCCACTACACAGACAATGCTGTAATGATTTAATCTCAGTCGAGTTGTTGTTTTGTAGAAAAAACAACTCGGTATTCTGAATGGATTCGGGGATACTGCGATATGTATAGTTTTGCGGTGTTACGTATctatattattattattaagGACAACAGCCTCAGTGAAAGAGCCCTTCGCCTCGGGGGTAGTGGGATATTTTTGTTATTCGCCGTATGAACATACACAGGGTAGCAGCTCTAGTATGCTAGTGGGAGTAAGCATCTCATTTAGTAACAATATATGGCATGTGCAGTTGATGGTACATGGTGTCCGGCCCTACTACCAGGTGGCTTAACTCTTTTCCTGAATACGTTTTTCAAGCTCAACGTTCTTCTCGATATCTGTCCTTTGGGACAAATTTCTGGCATGGCTGGGTGTCTCAGCTGATTTGATCCATGTATATAACCTTTCCGAGCTTCAGAATATGTCATCAAATAAGTCTGTATACGGTACTCACATCGTTCCTCCGAGGATTATTGAGATGGACAAGGCTCTGTTACTACAGACACCAAGTATGAACACCAGGTAAAGTGTTTTAGGAAAAAACCTTA
Coding sequences:
- a CDS encoding TBC1 domain family member 12; the protein is MTSPAGPALSHLPTPLNLPHFNDDDDDVFDDKDDDLTVPLPYVFSPDAIREEMARHIPEMEETWGEHESVASAAESSSDQNASVSTLNIDSDTPPDGHPLESSLSAHFSRISLTTPSDEHPPQSLSNSGDESPSNGHQISDEHYDSLDTPTHPPPQDTPPTTPPQTPPQHDRNISEPYPSRLTPPTSAPLPRLHLSEDSPPTSASLSTSHSASSFSSLPPIPPASAAVPHSNELLTEAPRNPKARRSLGPSVFEKVRSKTRPVFLPPKPKSEDAKHLADWQEMMKQSRLKAEKRRKAFQERRLAREKAIEENLHIWEHEILPDWRVVHKNARLRKLWWQGIPTKLRAPLWEKAVGNELALSKDHYRTCLSRAKRALTSGVFPQATLGMIEEDISTTLPAVHIFNKETGPMYPDLKDMLYAWVVSRSDEGLGYTFGAAKIAAMLLINMPSQQAFIVMRNLLERHCMRSFFGGERSKDDVEAYYRIFDTLLADGMPKIYFNFKQHQVSPGAYLPDWVISLFLDHLPFEACARIWDVLMLEGDSFLYRACLGILAVLEPRLFFPDKKELLELLKGENKAAIEVAKREGRSLIGGKYEIYGVDEETLWDRIDSMEDWWKESTWTRLIQRELPDI